In the genome of Vicia villosa cultivar HV-30 ecotype Madison, WI linkage group LG7, Vvil1.0, whole genome shotgun sequence, one region contains:
- the LOC131619147 gene encoding uncharacterized protein LOC131619147 — MSASSTHVQGTEDIPINPNEILEVTPLQMVTPDDFVTKKPGTSHARRTKETTRKPKKSISGQTSQSSVLPSREELTKQGFRHAHNAIAKIVTRILNEQHQVPGIFVPLNSVFPESQDNMHVSGNDVDYVQVNEDMDATAHEENIVINDNVDDVVNVNDVNDVEETVGKYDGVADDDHTEVPVGVVDDEEVPCEDDGNVSVDKDEGHTEGGQAEEKEPKKTNADKVINLDDLPDDDLVASINPSIAKRLMRRKGEHVVDEDSLKKKTVVKPTFVGPKKSWSKVVPKKRKARIVDENESDSDVALDVNDIPPKKKASTSKLAASVFEVPIDNISFHYPSSVIRWKFVYQKILALERELAQNALECEEIMNLIHEVGLVKTVTQFSKCYEVPVKEFIVNLHEDCANKKAKDYLKVFVRGNCVNFSPTVINKFLERSNEAQPELEVSDNQMCKVITAGQVKTWPVKGKLNASKLSVKYVILHKIGAANYVPTQHKSTISAVLGKFIFAIGTKTKVDYGTYIFEQTLKHAGSYSVKGPIASLSLICEIILNQFPNILNDKDSVCKRASPLLFHHKLFQGTHVPDIVITSAGTFHGSSKTSKSEIIVVLKETCKELEARKMSLEKLISFLESDAELVDNANE; from the coding sequence ATGTCTGCTTCCTCTACTCATGTTCAAGGTACAGAGGATATTCCCATTAACCCTAATGAGATTCTTGAGGTCACCCCTTTACAGATGGTGACTCCAGACGATTTTGTGACAAAGAAACCAGGAACATCACATGCACGAAGAACCAAAGAAACGACAAGAAAACCTAAAAAGTCTATTTCTGGTCAGACTTCTCAATCCTCTGTTCTTCCCTCTAGGGAAGAATTGACTAAACAAGGTTTTAGGCATGCTCACAATGCCATTGCTAAAATTGTCACTCGTATCTTGAATGAACAACATCAAGTCCCTGGGATTTTTGTTCCTTTAAATTCTGTGTTTCCTGAGTCACAAGACAATATGCATGTTAGTGGTAATGATGTTGATTATGTCCAAGTAAATGAGGATATGGATGCGACTGCTCATGAAGAAAACATTGTTATTAATGATAATGTTGATGATGTTGTCAATGTGAATGATGTTAATGATGTGGAAGAGACTGTTGGTAAGTACGATGGTGTTGCTGATGATGATCACACGGAGGTCCCTGTTGGTGTTGTAGATGATGAAGAGGTACCTTGTGAAGATGATGGTAATGTCTCTGTTGATAAGGATGAGGGCCACACTGAAGGTGGTCAAGCTGAAGAGAAAGAACCTAAGAAGACCAATGCTGATAAGGTGATCAACCTTGATGATCTCCCTGATGATGACTTGGTTGCTTCTATCAATCCAAGTATAGCCAAAAGGCTTATGAGGAGGAAAGGGGAGCACGTTGTGGATGAGGATTCTCTGAAGAAAAAGACTGTGGTTAAGCCCACTTTTGTTGGCCCCAAGAAATCTTGGAGCAAAGTGGTGCCTAAGAAGAGAAAGGCTAGAATTGTTGATGAGAATGAGTCAGATTCTGATGTTGCTCTGGATGTCAATGACATCCCTCCCAAGAAGAAGGCCTCTACTAGCAAGCTTGCTGCTAGTGTCTTTGAAGTTCCTATTGATAATATTTCTTTTCACTATCCATCCAGTGTAATCAGATGGAAATTTGTCTATCAGAAAATATTGGCCTTAGAGAGGGAGCTTGCTCAGAATGCTCTTGAGTGTGAAGAGATTATGAATCTCATTCATGAAGTTGGGCTGGTAAAAACTGTGACTCAATTCTCCAAATGTTATGAAGTCCCTGTGAAGGAGTTCATTGTGAATTTACATGAAGATTGTGCCAACAAGAAAGCTAAGGATTACTTGAAAGTGTTTGTTAGGGGAAATTGTGTTAACTTCTCCCCCACTGTGATCAACAAATTTCTGGAAAGATCCAatgaagctcaacctgagctaGAAGTGTCTGATAATCAAATGTGCAAGGTAATTACTGCTGGACAAGTAAAGACTTGGCCTGTCAAAGGAAAGTTGAATGCCAGCAAGCTAAGTGTGAAATATGTTATACTTCATAAGATTGGAGCTGCCAACTATGTGCCAACTCAACACAAGTCTACAATTTCTGCTGTTCTAGGTAAATTCATCTTTGCTATAGGTACTAAGACCAAAGTTGACTATGGGACTTATATTTTTGAGCAAACCTTAAAGCATGCTGGTAGCTATAGTGTTAAAGGCCCCATTGCCTCCCTCTCCCTTATTTGTGAGATTATCTTGAATCAATTTCCTAACATTCTGAATGACAAAGATTCTGTGTGCAAAAGAGCAAGCCCTTTACTCTTTCATCATAAGCTCTTTCAAGGAACCCATGTTCCTGACATTGTCATAACATCTGCTGGGACATTCCATGGGAGCTCTAAAACCAGTAAGTCAGAGATTATAGTTGTGCTAAAAGAAACCTGTAAAGAGCTTGAAGCAAGGAAGATGAGCCTTGAGAAACTGATAAGCTTTCTTGAATCTGATGCTGAGCTTGTAGACAATGCTAATGAATGA
- the LOC131620619 gene encoding nudix hydrolase 1-like, whose product MENNGAPNPPLPPPRVAVVIFILKNKSILLGRRRSTVGDATFALPGGHLEFGESFEECAAREVKEETGLELGQNEIEYLTVTNNVFLEQPKKCHYVTVFMRVVLDVEEEHMVKNMEPDKCYGWDWYELENLPNPLFWPLEKMLKGGFDPFAI is encoded by the exons ATGGAGAACAACGGCGCGCCAAACCCGCCGCTTCCGCCACCCAGAGTCGCGGTGGTTATTTTCATCTTGAAAAACAAGTCAATCCTACTCGGCCGCCGTCGTTCTACCGTCGGAGACGCCACCTTCGCTCTTCCCGGCGGCCACCTCGAATTCG GGGAAAGCTTTGAGGAATGTGCGGCGAGAGAAGTGAAAGAGGAAACAGGGttagaattaggtcaaaatgaaaTAGAGTATTTGACGGTTACGAATAATGTGTTTTTGGAGCAGCCGAAGAAATGTCATTACGTTACTGTTTTCATGAGAGTAGTGTTGGATGTAGAAGAGGAGCATATGGTGAAGAATATGGAACCTGATAAGTGTTATGGTTGGGATTGGTATGAATTGGAGAATTTGCCTAATCCGTTGTTTTGGCCGTTGGAAAAGATGCTTAAAGGAGGGTTTGATCCTTTTGCTATTTGA